A segment of the Superficieibacter sp. HKU1 genome:
TCGCCATGCCCGGAGGCGCTGCGCTTACCGGGCCTACGATCAAGTCTCAGCCGCACGGTACAAAGCCGAACAATACCGCCATTTGTAGGCCGGATAAGGCGAAGCCGCCATCCGGCAGATAGTGCACCGCAGCCGGATATCACCACCATAGCCGCAGTTCTTTTATCTCAACAGCGGGTTCATCTCTTCCCGGCGCAGCATCTGACACAGTGCAATCAGCGGCAACCCGACCAGCGTATTAGGATCGCGTCCCTCCAGCCTTTCAAACAGCGCAATCCCTAACCCTTCGCTTTTAAAACTGCCCGCGCACTGAAGGGGATTTTCTTTGCGTAAATAGTCACCAATTTCCTGCTCACTCAGATGACGAAAATGAACATCAAACGGCTCACATTCAGTTTGTAAATGTCCGGTCGCCGAATTATAAAGTGCCAGCCCGGTATAAAAGGTGACGATATTGCCACTGGCCTGCATTAATTGTCGTCGTGCACGTTCTTCGGTTAACGGTTTACCGGCTATTTCACCGTCCAGTACGCATACCTGATCCGAACCAATGATCAGATGCTGAGGAAAACGTTCGGCCAGCGACTGTGCTTTAGCCTGCGCCAGACGCAGCACCAGATGGCGCGGCGTTTCGCCAGGCAGCGGCGTTTCATCGGTGTCCGGCGCGGCACATTCAAAGGTCAGGCCAAGCTTTTCAAGGAGCATACGCCGCCAGGGCGACGTAGAAGCAAGAATAAGACGGGTCATATATTTTTTCATTCAGATATAGCGTATCGGATGGCCTCATTTTAAACTAAAGGCCGCAATGTGTGCGAATTATTGGCAAAAGGCATCCTGAGGTTGCCTTTTTCTTTGACTCTATGACGTTACAAAGTTAATATGCGCGCCCTATGCAAAAGGTAAAATTACCCCTGACTCTTGACCCGGTTCGTACGGCTCAAAAACGCCTCGATTACCAGGGCATTTATGCTCCCGATCAGGCAGAGCGTGTCGCCGCGTCTGTAGTCAGTGTGGATAGTGATGTAGAATGCACGATGTCGTTCGCTATCGACAACCAGCGCCTCGCGGTGATTACCGGCGATGCAAAGGTCACGGTAACGCTCGAATGTCAGCGTTGCGGGAAACCGTTTATTCATCACGTTCACACAACGTATTGTTTCAGTCCGGTCCGTTCCGACGAACAGGCTGAAGCACTCCCGGAAGCGTATGAACCGATTGAGGTTAACGATTTCGGTGAAATCGATCTGCTGGCGATGGTTGAAGATGAAATCATCCTCTCCTTGCCGGTAGTTCCGGTGCATGATTCTGAACACTGTGAAGTGTCCGACGCGGACATGGTCTTTGGCGAACTGCCTGAAGAGGCACAAAAACCAAATCCATTTGCCGTATTAGCCAGCTTAAAGCGTAAGTAATAGGTGTTTCCCGCGAGCGCGGGGAGAAGCCGTAATTAAGGAGTAAGGTCCATGGCCGTACAACAAAATAAACCAACCCGTTCCAAACGTGGCATGCGTCGCTCTCATGACGCTCTGACCGCAGTTACCAGCCTGTCTGTAGACAAAGCGTCTGGTGAATCCCACCTGCGTCACCACATGACTGCCGACGGTTTCTACCGTGGCCGCAAGGTCATCGCTAAGTAATCACGCGATACTCAACGACTTTCGCGTTGCCGTTGCGGTAGCGTGAAAGACGAAGAGTAGAAGCGTGGTGAAGCTTAGTGAGGAATTCCCCGTGCAGACGGGGATAACCAAACCGGGCAGCGACGATACCTTGACTCATCTGACCCTGGCGTTAGATGTCATGGGGGGCGATTTTGGCCCTTCCGTGACAGTGCCTGCAGCTTTGCAGGCACTGAACTTTAATTCGCAACTCTCACTCCTCCTGGTCGGCGATCCCGACGCTATCACGCCATTACTTGCCAGAGCTGACTTTGAACAACGTTCGCGTCTGCAGGTTATTCCTGCGCAGTCAGTTATTGCCAGTGATGCTCGTCCCTCTCAGGCTGTGCGTAACAGCCGGGGCAGTTCCATGCGCATTGCGCTGGAGCTGGTGAAAGAAGGTCGTGCCGAAGCCTGCGTCAGCGCGGGCAATACCGGTGCGCTGATGGGGCTGGCGAAATTACTGCTCAAGCCGATCGACGGTATTGAGCGCCCGGCGCTGGTGACTATCCTCCCTCACCAGCAGAAGGGAAAAACGGTGGTGCTCGATCTGGGAGCTAACGTAGACTGCGACAGTAAAATGCTGGCGCAGTTTGCCGTGATGGGTGCCGTGCTGGCAGAAGAGGTCATCGGTATCACTCAGCCTCGCGTGGCGTTGCTGAATATTGGTGAAGAAGAAGTCAAAGGACTTGATAATATTCGCCAGGCGTCCGAACTGCTGAAAAAAGTGCCCTCGATCAACTATATTGGCTATCTTGAAGCCAATGAACTGTTGACCGGGAAGACCGATGTTATGGTCTGCGACGGATTCACAGGCAATGTCACATTAAAGACCATGGAAGGTGTTGTAAGAATGTTTCTTTCGCTGCTGAAGTCTCAGGGTGAAGGTAAAAAAAGGTCGTGGTGGCTGTGGTTATTAAAACACTGGTTACAAAAAAGCCTGACAAGGCGATTCAGTCACCTCAACCCCGACCAGTATAATGGTGCCTGTCTGTTAGGATTACGCGGCACGGTGATTAAGAGTCATGGTGCTGCCAATCAGCGAGCCTTTAGCGTGGCGATTGAACAGGCAGTGCAGGCGGTGCAGCGACAAGTCCCCCAGCGGATTGCCGCTCGCCTGGAATCTGTATTAGCAAAAAGTGACTGAGCGTACATGCATACGAAGATTATGGGTACCGGCAGCTATCTGCCCGAACAAGTGCGAACTAACGCCGATCTGGAAAAAATGGTCGACACGTCTGACGAGTGGATTGTCACCCGTACAGGTATTCGTGAACGCCGTATCGCCGGGCCGAATGAGACCGTTGCCACAATGGGCTTTGAAGCTGCAAAACGTGCGCTTGAGATGGCGGGCGTTGACGCCGAACAGATCGAACTGATTATTGTTGCCACCACCTCGGCAAGCCATGCGTTTCCAAGCGCGGCCTGTCAGATCCAGAACATGCTGGAGATCAAAGGCTGCCCGGCTTTTGATATTGGCGCCGCCTGCGCAGGTTTTACCTATGCACTGAGCGTGGCCGATCAGTATGTAAAATCCGGCGCGGTGAAACACGCGCTGGTGATTGGTTCTGACGTGCTGGCACGTACCTGCGATCCCACCGATCGCGGTACCATCATTATCTTTGGTGACGGTGCGGGTGCTGTAGTGCTGAGCGCGTCTGAAGAACAGGGGATTATTTCTACCCATCTTCATGCTGATGGCCGCTACGGTGAGCTGTTGAGGCTGCCAAACCTCGATCGTGTGCATCCGGAAAATTCCACTTACCTGACGATGACCGGAAATGAAGTCTTTAAGGTCGCGGTCACGGAACTGGCGCACATCGTTGATGAAACACTGGAAGCCAATAATCTGGACCGCTCGCAGCTGGACTGGCTGGTGCCGCATCAGGCTAACCTGCGCATCATTAGCGCGACCGCGAAAAAGCTCGGTATGTCGATGGACAACGTGGTAGTGACCCTTGATCGCCATGGCAACACGTCGGCCGCCTCCGTGCCTTGTGCGCTTGATGAAGCCGTGCGCGATGGGCGCATCAAGGCGGGACAACTGGTGCTACTGGAAGCCTTCGGCGGTGGTTTCACCTGGGGTTCGGCGCTGGTTCGTTTCTAAATAAGGATAATAACATGACGCAATTTGCATTCGTTTTTCCGGGACAGGGCTCGCAGACCGTTGGGATGCTGGCTGATATGGCCGCTGCTCATCCGGTTATTGAAGAGACATTTCACGAAGCCTCTGCGGCGCTGGGTTACGATCTCTGGGCACTGACCCAGCAAGGGCCCGCAGAAGAACTGAACAAAACGTGGCAGACGCAGCCTGCGCTACTGGCAGCCTCGGTTGCACTGTATCGCGCATGGCAGCAGCAGGGCGGCAAAACGCCGGCGCTGATGGCAGGTCATAGCCTGGGTGAATATTCGGCGCTGGTCTGTGCGGGCGTGATTGATTTCGCTGACGCGGTACGTCTGGTTGAACTGCGCGGTAAGTTTATGCAGGAAGCCGTACCGGCGGGTACCGGCGCGATGTCTGCCATCATTGGCCTTGACGATGCGGCGATTGCTAAAGCCTGTGAAGAATCAGCGCAGGGTGAAGTTGTCTCTCCGGTAAACTATAACTCGCCGGGCCAGGTGGTTATTGCCGGGCATAAAGACGCCGTTGAGCGCGCTGGCGCAGCCTGTAAAGCTGCCGGAGCAAAGCGTGCGCTGCCGCTGCCTGTCAGCGTTCCGTCTCACTGTGCGCTGATGAAACCCGCCGCAGAAAAACTGGCGGCCGAACTGAAGAACATCACTTTTAACGCGCCGTCCGTGCCCGTCGTCAACAACGTTGACGTTAAGTGCGAAACCGCGCCGAATGCCATCCGCGATGCGCTGGTTCGCCAGCTCTACAGCCCGGTACAGTGGACGAAAAGCGTAGAATTTATGGCTTCACAGGGCGTTGAACACCTCTATGAAGTCGGTCCAGGCAAGGTGTTGACCGGCCTGACCAAACGTATTGTTGACACCCTGACCGCATCGGCGCTTAACGAGCCGGAAGCGCTGTCAGCGGCGATTGCACAATAAAAAGAGGAATATCATGAGTTTTGAAGGAAAAGTCGCACTCGTAACGGGCGCAAGCCGTGGCATTGGCCGCGCAATTGCTGAAACTCTCGTTGCACGCGGTGCAAAAGTGATCGGTACCGCGACCAGTGAGAATGGTGCACAGGCGATCAGCGACTATCTGGGCAGCAACGGTAAAGGTTTGATGCTGAATGTGACCGATCCTGCATCTATCGAATCTGTGCTGGGAAATATTCGCGCAGAGTTTGGTG
Coding sequences within it:
- a CDS encoding nucleoside triphosphate pyrophosphatase, whose amino-acid sequence is MTRLILASTSPWRRMLLEKLGLTFECAAPDTDETPLPGETPRHLVLRLAQAKAQSLAERFPQHLIIGSDQVCVLDGEIAGKPLTEERARRQLMQASGNIVTFYTGLALYNSATGHLQTECEPFDVHFRHLSEQEIGDYLRKENPLQCAGSFKSEGLGIALFERLEGRDPNTLVGLPLIALCQMLRREEMNPLLR
- the yceD gene encoding 23S rRNA accumulation protein YceD codes for the protein MQKVKLPLTLDPVRTAQKRLDYQGIYAPDQAERVAASVVSVDSDVECTMSFAIDNQRLAVITGDAKVTVTLECQRCGKPFIHHVHTTYCFSPVRSDEQAEALPEAYEPIEVNDFGEIDLLAMVEDEIILSLPVVPVHDSEHCEVSDADMVFGELPEEAQKPNPFAVLASLKRK
- the rpmF gene encoding 50S ribosomal protein L32, which produces MAVQQNKPTRSKRGMRRSHDALTAVTSLSVDKASGESHLRHHMTADGFYRGRKVIAK
- the plsX gene encoding phosphate acyltransferase PlsX; the encoded protein is MTHLTLALDVMGGDFGPSVTVPAALQALNFNSQLSLLLVGDPDAITPLLARADFEQRSRLQVIPAQSVIASDARPSQAVRNSRGSSMRIALELVKEGRAEACVSAGNTGALMGLAKLLLKPIDGIERPALVTILPHQQKGKTVVLDLGANVDCDSKMLAQFAVMGAVLAEEVIGITQPRVALLNIGEEEVKGLDNIRQASELLKKVPSINYIGYLEANELLTGKTDVMVCDGFTGNVTLKTMEGVVRMFLSLLKSQGEGKKRSWWLWLLKHWLQKSLTRRFSHLNPDQYNGACLLGLRGTVIKSHGAANQRAFSVAIEQAVQAVQRQVPQRIAARLESVLAKSD
- a CDS encoding beta-ketoacyl-ACP synthase III; the protein is MHTKIMGTGSYLPEQVRTNADLEKMVDTSDEWIVTRTGIRERRIAGPNETVATMGFEAAKRALEMAGVDAEQIELIIVATTSASHAFPSAACQIQNMLEIKGCPAFDIGAACAGFTYALSVADQYVKSGAVKHALVIGSDVLARTCDPTDRGTIIIFGDGAGAVVLSASEEQGIISTHLHADGRYGELLRLPNLDRVHPENSTYLTMTGNEVFKVAVTELAHIVDETLEANNLDRSQLDWLVPHQANLRIISATAKKLGMSMDNVVVTLDRHGNTSAASVPCALDEAVRDGRIKAGQLVLLEAFGGGFTWGSALVRF
- the fabD gene encoding ACP S-malonyltransferase codes for the protein MTQFAFVFPGQGSQTVGMLADMAAAHPVIEETFHEASAALGYDLWALTQQGPAEELNKTWQTQPALLAASVALYRAWQQQGGKTPALMAGHSLGEYSALVCAGVIDFADAVRLVELRGKFMQEAVPAGTGAMSAIIGLDDAAIAKACEESAQGEVVSPVNYNSPGQVVIAGHKDAVERAGAACKAAGAKRALPLPVSVPSHCALMKPAAEKLAAELKNITFNAPSVPVVNNVDVKCETAPNAIRDALVRQLYSPVQWTKSVEFMASQGVEHLYEVGPGKVLTGLTKRIVDTLTASALNEPEALSAAIAQ